The following proteins come from a genomic window of Trinickia caryophylli:
- a CDS encoding glycoside hydrolase family 5 protein: protein MNKKYRIQLNDNAHRYCALAIASFMAFMLGACGGGDADTATTAHSANTTAKAVSIGTNASTNSSVWLTIAKENASFKVSGTKALRFGAGSSWVEKSVTGSGRCTAAFFGQKTAVSVNRVCQQLQGTGSPLWRGVSLAGAEFAPGSLPGNYGSNYMYPTTESVTYYKSKGMNIVRLPFLWERLQPTLNEPFDTVELSRLEGFVKTVTLSGETVLLDPHNYARYRGNVIGSSAVPESAYADLWRRLASKFKGNARVIFGLMNEPNSMPTEQWLSAANAALAAIRAAQASNVVFVPGNAWTGTHSWSESWYGTPNSVAMKGIVDPGHNFVFEVHEYLDGDASGRSADCTSATIGVERLQDFTNWLRTNGYRGFLGEIGAGANDTCDQAVGNTLAFMRNNADVWTGWTWWAGGPLWGNYMYSIEPANGADKPQMSVLTQYLD, encoded by the coding sequence ATGAACAAGAAATACAGAATTCAGCTCAACGACAACGCGCATCGATATTGCGCGCTTGCAATTGCTTCCTTCATGGCCTTCATGCTTGGTGCGTGCGGTGGTGGGGACGCAGATACGGCAACCACAGCCCACTCGGCAAATACCACGGCCAAAGCGGTATCCATCGGCACCAACGCCTCCACCAATTCATCGGTATGGCTCACCATTGCCAAGGAGAATGCCTCCTTCAAGGTGAGCGGCACAAAAGCCTTGCGCTTCGGCGCAGGGAGCTCGTGGGTCGAAAAGAGTGTCACCGGCAGCGGCCGATGCACCGCCGCGTTCTTCGGCCAGAAAACGGCTGTCAGCGTGAACAGGGTGTGTCAGCAACTGCAAGGCACGGGTAGCCCGCTCTGGCGCGGCGTGAGCCTTGCCGGAGCCGAGTTCGCTCCGGGCAGTTTGCCCGGCAATTACGGCAGCAACTATATGTACCCGACGACCGAGAGCGTGACGTACTACAAAAGCAAGGGCATGAATATCGTGCGGCTGCCGTTCCTCTGGGAGCGTCTGCAGCCGACGCTGAACGAGCCGTTCGACACAGTCGAACTGTCGCGTCTCGAGGGCTTCGTCAAAACGGTGACGCTGTCCGGCGAGACCGTATTGCTCGATCCTCATAACTACGCGCGCTATCGCGGCAACGTGATCGGTTCGAGTGCGGTGCCCGAGAGCGCCTATGCCGATTTGTGGAGGCGCCTCGCGTCGAAGTTCAAGGGCAACGCTCGCGTGATCTTCGGATTGATGAACGAACCGAATTCAATGCCTACCGAGCAATGGCTGTCGGCCGCAAACGCCGCGCTGGCAGCTATCCGGGCAGCCCAAGCGAGTAACGTGGTGTTCGTGCCTGGCAACGCCTGGACCGGCACGCACAGTTGGAGCGAAAGCTGGTACGGTACGCCGAATAGCGTCGCCATGAAGGGCATCGTCGACCCGGGGCACAATTTCGTCTTCGAGGTGCATGAATACCTGGACGGCGACGCTTCCGGCCGCTCGGCTGATTGCACGAGCGCAACGATCGGTGTCGAGCGACTGCAGGACTTCACCAACTGGCTTCGCACCAACGGCTATCGCGGATTCCTGGGCGAGATCGGTGCGGGTGCGAATGACACCTGCGATCAGGCCGTTGGCAATACGCTCGCGTTCATGCGTAATAACGCCGACG
- a CDS encoding carboxyl transferase domain-containing protein, with protein sequence MSIIESRLNPRSEEFRANTAALEALVADLREKIAQLALGGGQAARDKHVSRGKLLPRERIAQLLDPGTPFLELSQLAAYGMYHDAAPGAGIITGIGRIAGQECVIVCNDATVKGGTYYPMTVKKHVRAQEIAAENRLPCVYLVDSGGANLPNQDDVFPDRDHFGRIFYNQANLSAAGVAQIAVVMGSCTAGGAYVPAMSDESIIVKNQGTIFLGGPPLVKAATGEEVSAEDLGGGDVHTRLSGVADHLAQNDAHALALARGIVGKLNRVKAPQLAMREPKPPRYDPASLYGVIPADTRKPFDIREVIARIVDDSAFDEFKARYGTTLVTGFAHIWGHPVGIVANNGILFSESAVKGAHFIELCCQRKIPLVFLQNITGFMVGRKYENEGIARNGAKMVTAVATARVPKFTVIIGGSFGAGNYGMCGRAYSPRFLWMWPNARISVMGGEQAASVLATVKRDGIEAKGGAWSADEEEAFKQPIREQYEHQGHPYYASARLWDDGVIDPAQTRDVLGLGLAAAMNAPIEETRFGVFRM encoded by the coding sequence ATGTCGATTATCGAAAGCAGGCTCAACCCTCGTTCGGAAGAGTTCCGGGCCAATACGGCTGCATTGGAGGCGCTCGTTGCCGATTTGCGCGAAAAAATCGCGCAGCTCGCGCTGGGCGGCGGGCAGGCGGCCCGCGACAAGCACGTCTCGCGCGGCAAGCTGCTGCCGCGCGAGCGCATCGCTCAATTGCTCGATCCGGGTACGCCGTTTCTCGAGCTTTCGCAGCTTGCTGCCTACGGGATGTATCACGACGCGGCGCCCGGCGCGGGGATCATCACCGGCATCGGGCGTATCGCGGGCCAGGAGTGCGTGATCGTCTGCAACGACGCGACGGTCAAGGGCGGCACTTATTACCCGATGACGGTCAAAAAGCATGTCCGGGCGCAGGAAATCGCCGCCGAGAATCGTCTGCCTTGCGTCTACCTCGTCGATTCGGGCGGTGCGAATCTGCCGAATCAGGACGACGTTTTTCCCGACCGCGATCACTTCGGCCGGATTTTCTACAACCAGGCCAACCTTTCAGCGGCCGGCGTTGCTCAGATCGCCGTCGTCATGGGCTCATGCACGGCGGGCGGCGCCTACGTGCCCGCGATGAGCGACGAGTCGATCATCGTCAAGAACCAGGGCACGATCTTTCTCGGCGGGCCGCCGCTCGTCAAGGCGGCAACGGGCGAGGAGGTCAGCGCGGAAGATCTGGGCGGCGGAGACGTGCATACGCGCCTGTCGGGCGTCGCGGATCATCTCGCCCAGAACGATGCCCATGCGCTCGCACTCGCGCGCGGCATAGTCGGCAAGCTCAATCGCGTGAAGGCCCCGCAACTCGCCATGCGCGAGCCGAAGCCGCCGCGCTACGACCCGGCGAGCCTTTACGGCGTGATTCCGGCCGATACGCGCAAGCCGTTCGATATCCGCGAGGTGATCGCGCGCATCGTCGACGATTCGGCATTCGACGAATTCAAGGCGCGTTACGGCACGACGCTTGTAACCGGCTTCGCGCACATCTGGGGCCATCCGGTCGGCATCGTGGCGAACAACGGCATTCTGTTTTCGGAATCCGCCGTCAAAGGGGCGCATTTCATCGAGCTTTGCTGCCAGCGCAAGATTCCGCTCGTGTTTCTCCAGAACATCACGGGCTTCATGGTGGGCCGCAAGTACGAAAACGAAGGCATTGCGCGAAACGGCGCGAAGATGGTGACGGCTGTCGCCACGGCGCGCGTACCGAAGTTTACGGTCATCATCGGCGGCTCGTTCGGCGCCGGCAACTACGGCATGTGCGGGCGGGCCTATTCGCCGCGCTTTTTGTGGATGTGGCCGAATGCGCGCATCTCCGTGATGGGCGGCGAGCAGGCCGCGTCCGTGCTGGCCACCGTGAAGCGCGACGGCATCGAGGCCAAGGGCGGCGCGTGGAGCGCCGACGAGGAAGAGGCGTTCAAGCAGCCGATTCGCGAGCAATACGAGCATCAAGGGCACCCTTATTATGCGAGCGCGCGCCTGTGGGACGACGGCGTCATCGACCCGGCGCAAACGCGCGATGTGCTCGGGCTCGGCCTCGCGGCCGCGATGAACGCGCCGATCGAGGAAACGCGCTTCGGCGTATTCAGAATGTGA
- a CDS encoding isovaleryl-CoA dehydrogenase, producing MSNLPGLQFALGEDIDMLRDTVANFSAKEIAPRAIEIDRTDQFPMDLWRKFGELGVLGMTVSEEYGGANMGYVAHMVAMEEISRASASVGLSYGAHSNLCVNQIHRNGTDAQKRKYLPKLVSGEHVGALAMSEPNAGSDVVGMKLKAEKRGDRYVLNGTKMWITNGPDCDTLVVYAKTDVEAGSRGITAFIVEKGMKGFSVAQKLDKLGMRGSHTGELVFEDVEVPEENILGRLGGGVNVLMSGLDYERAVLAGGPTGIMLACMDAVVPYVHDRKQFGQAIGEFQLIQGKLADMYTTLQACRAYLYAVGRQLDTLGREHVRQVRKDCAGVILYTAEKATWMAGEAIQVLGGNGYINEYPVGRLWRDAKLYEIGAGTSEIRRMLIGRELFAETA from the coding sequence ATGAGCAACCTGCCTGGACTGCAGTTCGCGCTTGGCGAAGACATCGACATGCTGCGCGATACGGTCGCGAATTTCTCGGCGAAGGAAATCGCGCCGCGCGCCATCGAAATCGATCGCACCGACCAATTCCCGATGGACCTCTGGCGCAAGTTCGGCGAGCTCGGTGTGCTCGGCATGACCGTTTCCGAAGAGTACGGCGGCGCGAACATGGGCTATGTGGCGCATATGGTGGCGATGGAAGAGATTTCGCGCGCCTCGGCTTCGGTCGGTCTTTCCTATGGCGCGCATTCGAATTTGTGCGTCAATCAGATCCACCGCAACGGCACCGATGCCCAGAAGCGCAAGTACCTGCCGAAGCTCGTCTCCGGCGAGCATGTGGGCGCGCTGGCCATGAGCGAGCCCAATGCGGGCTCCGATGTCGTCGGCATGAAGCTGAAGGCCGAAAAACGGGGCGATCGTTACGTGCTGAACGGCACGAAGATGTGGATCACGAACGGCCCCGATTGCGACACGCTCGTCGTCTACGCGAAGACCGATGTCGAGGCGGGCTCGCGCGGCATCACCGCCTTCATCGTCGAGAAGGGGATGAAAGGCTTTTCGGTGGCCCAGAAGCTCGACAAGCTGGGCATGCGCGGTTCGCACACGGGCGAACTCGTGTTCGAAGACGTGGAAGTGCCGGAGGAAAACATCCTCGGCCGGCTGGGTGGCGGCGTGAACGTCCTCATGAGCGGGCTCGACTACGAGCGTGCGGTGCTGGCGGGCGGTCCCACCGGCATCATGCTCGCCTGCATGGACGCAGTGGTGCCCTACGTTCATGATCGCAAGCAGTTCGGTCAGGCGATCGGCGAGTTTCAGCTGATCCAGGGCAAGCTCGCGGACATGTACACGACGCTTCAGGCGTGCCGCGCCTATCTCTATGCCGTGGGCCGGCAGCTCGATACGCTCGGCCGCGAACACGTGCGGCAGGTGCGCAAGGACTGCGCGGGCGTGATTCTCTACACGGCCGAGAAAGCCACCTGGATGGCGGGCGAGGCCATCCAGGTGCTCGGCGGCAATGGCTATATCAACGAATACCCGGTGGGCCGGCTCTGGCGCGACGCGAAGCTCTACGAGATCGGCGCGGGCACGAGCGAGATCCGCCGCATGCTGATCGGCCGCGAACTCTTCGCCGAGACGGCGTAA
- a CDS encoding acetyl/propionyl/methylcrotonyl-CoA carboxylase subunit alpha, with protein MFDKILIANRGEIACRVAATCKRLGIASVAVYSDADANARHVAVSDEAVHIGGAAAAESYLRVDRIIEAALRTGAQAVHPGYGFLSENEAFAQACEAAGLVFIGPPASAIAAMGSKAAAKTLMQTAGVPLVPGYHGDDQDAGRLRREADAIGYPVLLKASAGGGGKGMRVVASREEFDAALVSCKREAAASFGNDRVLIEKYLTRPRHVEVQVFADRQGGAVYLFDRDCSVQRRHQKVLEEAPAPGVPDELRRAMGEAAVAAAQAVSYVGAGTVEFIMADGVFYFMEMNTRLQVEHPVTEMVTGLDLVEWQLRVAAGEALPLRQDELRVEGHAIEARIYAENPSRGFLPSTGTLKYLRMPAGAAFSIGEPVRAAVRIDSGVREGDAITPFYDPMIAKLIVHGASRVEALARMRQALRACEIVGPQTNVAFLQRLVACPPFANADLDTGLIERHHDALFAAPRKPVKEALALACAALLAREGGTPHGASPWDALAQWRLNAGYRQTIEWREPESENPLSMTYARDGERRTLSAADWSADFDWWRESGPHEYGVRIDAARVTGRVFVDGDTFHVFHDGAMLTFEWTNLLAHAADAEHGEGRLTAPMPGKVIAVLVEPGARVEKGAPLVVMEAMKMEHTIGAPAAGTVAEVLYGVGDQVADGAQLLVMEMGE; from the coding sequence ATGTTCGACAAAATCCTGATTGCCAACCGAGGCGAGATTGCCTGCCGCGTCGCGGCGACCTGCAAGCGGCTGGGCATCGCGAGCGTGGCCGTGTATTCGGACGCCGATGCGAACGCCAGACATGTCGCCGTCAGCGACGAAGCCGTGCATATCGGTGGCGCGGCGGCGGCCGAAAGCTATCTGCGCGTCGATCGCATCATCGAGGCCGCGCTGCGCACAGGCGCACAGGCTGTCCACCCGGGCTACGGGTTTCTGTCGGAAAACGAGGCGTTCGCGCAGGCGTGCGAGGCGGCCGGGCTCGTATTCATCGGGCCGCCGGCGTCCGCGATCGCGGCAATGGGCTCGAAAGCGGCGGCGAAGACGCTGATGCAGACCGCGGGCGTGCCGCTCGTGCCCGGCTATCACGGCGACGATCAGGACGCCGGGCGGCTGCGGCGCGAGGCCGATGCGATCGGCTATCCCGTCTTGCTCAAGGCGAGCGCGGGCGGTGGCGGCAAGGGCATGCGGGTGGTCGCCTCGCGCGAGGAATTCGACGCGGCACTCGTCTCTTGCAAGCGCGAGGCGGCCGCGAGCTTCGGCAACGATCGCGTGCTGATCGAGAAATACCTGACGCGCCCGCGCCATGTGGAAGTGCAGGTGTTCGCCGACCGGCAGGGCGGCGCGGTCTATCTCTTCGATCGCGACTGCTCGGTTCAGCGGCGGCACCAGAAGGTGCTGGAAGAAGCGCCCGCGCCGGGGGTGCCCGACGAGCTGCGGCGCGCGATGGGCGAAGCGGCCGTGGCCGCGGCCCAGGCCGTCTCCTATGTGGGGGCCGGCACGGTCGAGTTCATCATGGCCGATGGTGTTTTCTACTTCATGGAGATGAACACGCGGCTGCAAGTCGAGCATCCGGTCACGGAAATGGTGACGGGCCTCGATCTCGTCGAGTGGCAGTTGCGGGTGGCCGCCGGCGAGGCGCTGCCGCTGCGGCAGGATGAACTGCGGGTCGAGGGCCATGCGATCGAGGCGCGCATCTACGCCGAGAATCCGTCGCGCGGCTTTCTGCCCTCGACGGGCACGCTCAAGTACCTCCGTATGCCGGCGGGTGCGGCGTTCTCGATCGGCGAGCCTGTGCGTGCCGCGGTGCGCATCGACAGCGGCGTGCGCGAGGGCGACGCGATCACGCCGTTCTACGATCCGATGATCGCCAAGCTCATCGTGCACGGCGCGAGCCGTGTCGAGGCCCTGGCGCGCATGCGTCAGGCGCTGCGGGCCTGCGAGATCGTCGGCCCGCAGACGAACGTGGCGTTCTTGCAGCGGCTCGTTGCGTGTCCACCGTTTGCGAACGCGGATCTCGACACGGGCCTGATCGAGCGGCATCACGACGCGCTTTTCGCGGCCCCGCGCAAACCGGTGAAGGAAGCACTCGCGCTTGCCTGCGCGGCGCTGCTCGCCCGTGAGGGCGGTACGCCGCACGGCGCTTCGCCATGGGATGCGCTCGCGCAGTGGCGTCTGAACGCCGGGTACCGGCAGACGATCGAATGGCGCGAGCCCGAATCGGAAAACCCGCTGAGCATGACCTATGCGCGCGACGGCGAGCGGCGTACGCTGAGCGCCGCTGATTGGTCGGCGGATTTCGATTGGTGGCGCGAATCCGGGCCGCACGAATACGGTGTGCGAATCGATGCGGCGCGTGTCACGGGGCGCGTGTTCGTCGACGGCGATACGTTCCATGTGTTTCACGATGGCGCGATGCTGACGTTCGAGTGGACGAATCTGCTCGCGCATGCGGCCGATGCCGAGCACGGCGAGGGCCGGCTGACCGCACCGATGCCGGGCAAGGTCATCGCCGTGCTCGTCGAGCCGGGTGCGCGTGTCGAAAAGGGCGCACCGCTGGTCGTCATGGAGGCGATGAAAATGGAGCATACGATAGGCGCACCGGCGGCGGGAACCGTGGCGGAGGTGCTCTACGGCGTAGGCGATCAGGTGGCGGACGGCGCGCAACTACTGGTCATGGAAATGGGGGAGTAG
- a CDS encoding enoyl-CoA hydratase/isomerase family protein — protein sequence MQYAMLELAIEGHVATVTLDRPDVRNAFNEAMIAELTAVFGALDTRDDVRAVVLAANGPAFCAGADLNWMKKMAAFSEAENRADARRLADMLAAVYRCAKPVVARVSGDAYAGGVGLVAASDIVVAVEGARFCLSEARLGLAAATIGPYVVRAIGERAARRYFATAEAFDCAAAQRLGLVHERVAADALDAAVGTLCAALVANGPQAVRESKRLVLDVASRPLDDALIDETATRIARIRASAEGREGIASFLEKRAPSWRA from the coding sequence ATGCAATACGCGATGCTCGAACTTGCGATCGAAGGGCACGTTGCGACGGTGACGCTCGATCGCCCCGATGTGCGCAATGCGTTCAACGAGGCGATGATCGCGGAGCTCACGGCCGTATTCGGCGCGCTCGACACGCGCGACGATGTACGCGCGGTGGTGCTCGCGGCGAATGGGCCGGCTTTCTGCGCGGGCGCCGATCTGAACTGGATGAAAAAGATGGCCGCGTTCTCCGAGGCGGAGAACCGCGCCGACGCACGGCGCCTGGCCGATATGCTCGCGGCGGTTTATCGCTGCGCGAAGCCCGTCGTCGCGCGCGTATCGGGTGACGCATATGCAGGCGGGGTGGGCCTCGTGGCCGCGAGCGACATCGTCGTGGCTGTCGAGGGCGCGCGGTTCTGCCTGTCCGAGGCGCGGCTTGGACTCGCGGCGGCGACGATCGGCCCCTACGTCGTTCGCGCCATCGGCGAGCGCGCGGCGCGGCGCTACTTCGCAACGGCCGAGGCGTTCGACTGTGCGGCCGCGCAACGGCTCGGGCTCGTGCATGAACGCGTGGCCGCCGATGCGCTCGACGCCGCGGTCGGCACGCTTTGCGCCGCGCTCGTCGCCAATGGGCCGCAGGCCGTGCGCGAATCGAAGCGGCTCGTACTCGACGTGGCGAGCCGGCCGCTCGACGACGCGCTGATCGACGAAACCGCAACGCGCATCGCACGCATTCGCGCGAGCGCCGAAGGGCGCGAAGGCATAGCGTCGTTTCTCGAAAAGCGGGCGCCTTCCTGGCGTGCCTGA
- a CDS encoding CDP-diacylglycerol diphosphatase has translation MNIQRWRQRLSRMRWHALALCLALAAAGCETLAAADPNALWKIVHFDCAPAARTTGRTGLCASVDLPRHYAILKDRNGVAQHLLIPTERVSGVESPLLLGPGAQNYWADAWAARTFVQKSLEKADRATLADDQLGLEVNSAYRRSQEQLHIHIDCMQAGASAALARHRTDAPGHWHWDTIDGTRYRIMRVSGPAFAFDPFEIVARDNPGPDLMAMQTILVVGAGPSANDGGWFILNSATNVDDGTGSAEGLLDHQCMVAHER, from the coding sequence ATGAACATCCAACGGTGGCGGCAACGCCTGTCGCGCATGCGCTGGCACGCGCTCGCCCTGTGCCTGGCCCTGGCGGCAGCCGGCTGCGAGACGCTGGCCGCGGCCGATCCGAACGCGCTCTGGAAAATCGTGCATTTCGACTGCGCACCGGCCGCGCGCACGACAGGACGCACGGGCTTGTGCGCGAGCGTCGATTTGCCCCGGCACTACGCAATCCTCAAGGATCGCAATGGCGTCGCGCAGCACTTGCTGATTCCTACCGAACGGGTATCGGGCGTCGAAAGCCCGTTGCTGCTCGGGCCCGGGGCGCAAAACTACTGGGCCGACGCATGGGCGGCGCGCACGTTCGTGCAAAAATCGCTGGAGAAAGCGGACCGCGCCACGCTGGCCGACGATCAACTCGGGCTCGAGGTCAATTCGGCGTACCGGCGTTCGCAGGAACAGTTGCACATTCACATCGATTGCATGCAGGCAGGCGCGAGTGCCGCGCTTGCCCGGCATCGAACCGATGCACCGGGGCATTGGCACTGGGACACGATCGACGGCACGCGCTATCGGATCATGCGCGTGAGCGGCCCTGCCTTCGCATTCGATCCTTTCGAGATCGTCGCGCGCGACAATCCCGGGCCCGACCTGATGGCGATGCAGACGATTCTCGTCGTCGGCGCTGGGCCGTCGGCGAACGACGGCGGCTGGTTCATTCTCAACAGCGCAACGAACGTCGATGACGGCACAGGCTCCGCGGAAGGCCTGCTCGATCATCAATGCATGGTTGCTCACGAGCGATGA
- a CDS encoding TetR/AcrR family transcriptional regulator: MDETRAPANGARRQPAGRKSQQRVKDILAAGREVFSEKGYERATTAEIAQRVGISEATVFSYFRGKRELCVRVITDWYDEIIGAIEAGLPRDGGARQQFAFIVRMHLRLMLGHGKGLCSLVLSEGRARHHALGDELTELQRRYTAPLMHVLSQAQQTGQIRADVPLRLMRSMVFGPMEHVLWEATLAHRSIDIDATAERLVDLLWSALRPPEPALVALAQLKDELDEAMRRYEHAAAPARPSGEAARATRMRTNRKGGA; this comes from the coding sequence ATGGACGAAACCAGGGCCCCTGCCAATGGCGCGCGCCGGCAACCGGCTGGCCGCAAGTCGCAGCAGCGCGTGAAGGACATTCTTGCCGCCGGGCGAGAGGTGTTTTCGGAGAAGGGGTACGAGCGCGCGACGACAGCCGAGATCGCGCAGCGCGTCGGCATCTCCGAAGCCACCGTCTTCAGCTACTTCCGCGGCAAGCGCGAACTCTGCGTGCGCGTGATCACCGACTGGTACGACGAGATCATCGGCGCAATCGAAGCGGGCCTGCCGCGCGACGGCGGCGCGCGGCAGCAATTCGCCTTTATCGTGCGGATGCACCTTCGGCTCATGCTCGGTCATGGCAAGGGCCTCTGCTCGCTCGTGCTCTCCGAAGGGCGGGCGCGGCATCATGCCCTCGGCGACGAGTTGACCGAATTGCAACGACGCTACACGGCACCGCTCATGCACGTGCTCTCGCAAGCGCAGCAGACGGGACAGATTCGTGCGGACGTGCCTTTGCGCCTGATGCGCTCGATGGTGTTCGGACCGATGGAGCACGTGCTGTGGGAGGCAACGCTCGCGCACCGCAGCATCGATATCGATGCGACCGCCGAGCGGCTCGTCGACCTGCTGTGGTCCGCGCTCCGGCCGCCCGAGCCCGCGCTCGTCGCGCTCGCCCAGTTGAAGGACGAACTCGACGAAGCGATGCGGCGCTATGAACATGCAGCCGCACCGGCTCGACCCAGCGGAGAGGCAGCGCGCGCAACACGGATGCGCACGAATCGCAAAGGTGGCGCATAG